In Cryptomeria japonica chromosome 10, Sugi_1.0, whole genome shotgun sequence, a genomic segment contains:
- the LOC131069369 gene encoding uncharacterized protein LOC131069369 isoform X2: MDFEEFSSKVVNQRSFQLLQEYLNAAKGFSSPEQHSYHFIFYLHGDTTSEKLEKVEVSLPCPQVRFLSPNRATILPATRAALGNLLFACGLSRHVKGGLTDEEDSLRISDLLQQASEIQRHNETSLLGMEQKLVVVKNAMCIGRGVRVSFCSALAGLTLKQQLALLHTLGKAFDLCKEIKLLGHSVLIGDRYGVDNLGNLWLNHEDNEEKWSAFLSAADLVTALKYKREATLRRAKELKVAKLMEIEMIFTHDSLSIHPRYLRFLNEIAESALQHGAVGGGKFYELPVKVIGSPNELGCYEGEKKCSMTTFEVDDTMGFVAVPVWENLTNMYSFIEQHGEKALESRQRFKQLEERLEEMKKKTRKLLKLRHLTFDKGLSRDKCLSACTRLSRSARELTRYTEGLSICLSHENQLPEPGSKRPLCLKWDFSISEL, encoded by the exons ATGGATTTTGAAGAGTTTTCATCCAAG GTAGTAAATCAACGCTCTTTCCAACTTCTGCAAGAATACTTGAATGCTGCAAAAGGATTTAGTAGCCCCGAACAGCATtcttatcattttatattttatctCCATGGTGACACCACTAGTGAAAAACTTGAGAAAGTTGAGGTTTCACTACCATGTCCACAGGTTCGGTTTCTTTCCCCAAACAGGGCAACAATTCTGCCCGCGACGCGTGCAGCTCTTGGAAACCTTCTATTTGCCTGTGGTTTGTCAAGACATGTTAAAGGTGGTTTAACTGATGAGGAAGACAGTCTAAGAATCTCTGATCTGTTGCAGCAGGCATCAGAAATACAGAGGCATAATGAAACATCTCTTTTGGGCATGGAGCAGAAGTTGGTGGTTGTGAAAAATGCGATGTGCATAGGACGTGGAGTCAGGGTTTCATTTTGTTCAGCACTGGCAGGCTTAACTCTAAAGCAACAACTAGCATTGTTGCATACATTAGGTAAAGCCTTTGATTTATGCAAAGAGATAAAATTGCTAGGACATTCAGTTTTGATTGGTGATCGCTATGGAGTTGATAACCTTGGGAATCTCTGGTTAAATCATGAAGACAATGAAGAGAAGTGGTCTGCATTTTTGTCTGCTGCTGACCTTGTGACAGCCTTGAAGTATAAGAGAGAAGCAACATTAAGACGTGCAAAGGAGCTAAAAGTGGCAAAGTTGATGGAGATAGAAATGATATTTACACATGATTCCTTGTCAATTCACCCACGTTACTTACGGTTCCTCAATGAGATTGCTGAGAGTGCCTTACAACATGGAGCTGTGGGTGGGGGCAAATTTTATGAGCTACCTGTCAAAGTTATAGGCAGTCCAAATGAACTTGGATGTTATGAAGGAGAAAAAAAATGCAGTATGACAACTTTTGAAGTAGATGATACCATGGGATTTGTGGCAGTTCCAGTTTGGGAGAATTTGACAAATATGTATTCTTTTATAGAGCAAcatggagagaaagcattggaatCCAGGCAGAGATTCAAGCAATTAGAAGAACGCCtggaagagatgaagaaaaaaacAAGGAAGTTGCTTAAACTGAGGCATCTTACTTTTGACAAAGGTCTCTCTAGGGATAAATGTCTATCTGCATGCACCAGGCTATCAAGAAGTGCACGGGAACTCACTCGGTACACTGAAGGGCTTTCAATATGTTTATCACATGAGAATCAACTCCCAGAGCCTGGTTCCAAACGTCCATTGTGTCTAAAATGGGATTTTAGCATTTCTGAGCTTTAA
- the LOC131069369 gene encoding uncharacterized protein LOC131069369 isoform X1: MDFEEFSSKVSLFILEMFHFQVVNQRSFQLLQEYLNAAKGFSSPEQHSYHFIFYLHGDTTSEKLEKVEVSLPCPQVRFLSPNRATILPATRAALGNLLFACGLSRHVKGGLTDEEDSLRISDLLQQASEIQRHNETSLLGMEQKLVVVKNAMCIGRGVRVSFCSALAGLTLKQQLALLHTLGKAFDLCKEIKLLGHSVLIGDRYGVDNLGNLWLNHEDNEEKWSAFLSAADLVTALKYKREATLRRAKELKVAKLMEIEMIFTHDSLSIHPRYLRFLNEIAESALQHGAVGGGKFYELPVKVIGSPNELGCYEGEKKCSMTTFEVDDTMGFVAVPVWENLTNMYSFIEQHGEKALESRQRFKQLEERLEEMKKKTRKLLKLRHLTFDKGLSRDKCLSACTRLSRSARELTRYTEGLSICLSHENQLPEPGSKRPLCLKWDFSISEL, encoded by the exons ATGGATTTTGAAGAGTTTTCATCCAAG GTGTCACTTTTCATTCTTGAGATGTTTCACTTTCAG GTAGTAAATCAACGCTCTTTCCAACTTCTGCAAGAATACTTGAATGCTGCAAAAGGATTTAGTAGCCCCGAACAGCATtcttatcattttatattttatctCCATGGTGACACCACTAGTGAAAAACTTGAGAAAGTTGAGGTTTCACTACCATGTCCACAGGTTCGGTTTCTTTCCCCAAACAGGGCAACAATTCTGCCCGCGACGCGTGCAGCTCTTGGAAACCTTCTATTTGCCTGTGGTTTGTCAAGACATGTTAAAGGTGGTTTAACTGATGAGGAAGACAGTCTAAGAATCTCTGATCTGTTGCAGCAGGCATCAGAAATACAGAGGCATAATGAAACATCTCTTTTGGGCATGGAGCAGAAGTTGGTGGTTGTGAAAAATGCGATGTGCATAGGACGTGGAGTCAGGGTTTCATTTTGTTCAGCACTGGCAGGCTTAACTCTAAAGCAACAACTAGCATTGTTGCATACATTAGGTAAAGCCTTTGATTTATGCAAAGAGATAAAATTGCTAGGACATTCAGTTTTGATTGGTGATCGCTATGGAGTTGATAACCTTGGGAATCTCTGGTTAAATCATGAAGACAATGAAGAGAAGTGGTCTGCATTTTTGTCTGCTGCTGACCTTGTGACAGCCTTGAAGTATAAGAGAGAAGCAACATTAAGACGTGCAAAGGAGCTAAAAGTGGCAAAGTTGATGGAGATAGAAATGATATTTACACATGATTCCTTGTCAATTCACCCACGTTACTTACGGTTCCTCAATGAGATTGCTGAGAGTGCCTTACAACATGGAGCTGTGGGTGGGGGCAAATTTTATGAGCTACCTGTCAAAGTTATAGGCAGTCCAAATGAACTTGGATGTTATGAAGGAGAAAAAAAATGCAGTATGACAACTTTTGAAGTAGATGATACCATGGGATTTGTGGCAGTTCCAGTTTGGGAGAATTTGACAAATATGTATTCTTTTATAGAGCAAcatggagagaaagcattggaatCCAGGCAGAGATTCAAGCAATTAGAAGAACGCCtggaagagatgaagaaaaaaacAAGGAAGTTGCTTAAACTGAGGCATCTTACTTTTGACAAAGGTCTCTCTAGGGATAAATGTCTATCTGCATGCACCAGGCTATCAAGAAGTGCACGGGAACTCACTCGGTACACTGAAGGGCTTTCAATATGTTTATCACATGAGAATCAACTCCCAGAGCCTGGTTCCAAACGTCCATTGTGTCTAAAATGGGATTTTAGCATTTCTGAGCTTTAA